One uncultured Draconibacterium sp. genomic window, AGGAAATATTCTTGTTGTTCATTTTGCAAAAGAAATGGACAATCAAAACCACCTTGTTCAGCGCGAAAAAGGGTTTTACGACTGGTACAAGAAAAAAGAAGGTAACATTCACGAAATATTTACCACCGATGTACCCGACACCAACGACGCAAAGTGGATGATGAAAATCGAATCAAAAATCAGGGAGAAGAACATAAGGGGAATTTTTGTTACCAACTCGAAAGTTTTTCACATTGGCCAGTTGCTCGAAAAATTAAATCTGAAGCACATTAAAGTGATCGGGCACGATTTACTAAAGGAAAACGTAGAATGTTTGAAGAACGATTTGGTGCAATTTTTAATCTGCCAGCGTCCTGAAGAACAAGGATATAACTCTGTAAATAAATTATTTAGAAGCGTTGTTCAAAAACGTGAAATCGCCAAACGAAATTACACCTCGATTGACATTGTAACCAAAGAAAATATCGATTACTACAAAGAATTTAAATAAAACTAATATGCAAGCATTATCATTCAACGACTTAAACGGCAAAGTATGTGTAATAACAGGCGGTGCCGGTGTTTTAGGAAGCGCCATGGTGAAAGCCATTGCCTCGGTAGGTACCAAAATTGCCATTGCCGACATCAATAAAGAAGTAGCCGATAAAGTGGCTGCAGAAATCGCTGCAGAATCGGGTGCCACAGTAATTGGAATTGAAGCCAATGTACTTGATAAAGCTTCACTTGAAAAAGCGAAAGCCGAAATTAACCAGAAACTTGGCGAAATTGATATTCTCATAAACGGTGCAGGCGGTAATAGTCCGCAAGCTACAACAAAAGTGGAAGTAATGACCGAAGACAACATGGACAAACTGGAAGATACTTTCTATGGTTTGGAGATGGAAGGTTTCGACAAAGTGTTTGCTTTAAACTTTAAAGGTACATTATTACCCACAATGGTTTTCACCACCGACATGCTCAAAAACAAAAAAGGAGTTGTGTTAAATGTTTCATCAATGAACTCGTATAAACCATTGACAAAAATTCCGGCTTATTCTGCTGCCAAAGCATCTATAAATAATTTTACCGAATGGCTGTCGGTTCATTTGGCAAAAGTTGGGATACGTGTAAATGCGATTGCTCCCGGATTTTTCATCACACATCAAAACCGTTTTTTGGTTATGGATGAAAAAACAGGAAACTATAGTCCTCGCGGACAAAAAATTGTAGACAATACGCCAATGGGTAAATTTGGTGAACCCGAAGATCTTCAGGGTGCCACCTTATTTCTTATTTCCGATGTATCTAATTTTATTACCGGTATTGTAATCCCGGTTGATGGCGGATACAGCGCTTTTGGCGGAGTTTAAACCACAAAAAAACCTAAATTCTAACACTTACAAAAAATGAAAAGAAGAGACTTTCTAACCACAAGTGCCGGTGCTGCAGTTGGAGCTACTGTATTGTCAAATCCGGTTCATGCCGCTGTTTCGAATGCTTCTAAACGAAGAATTGCCTTGGTAGGCACCGGAGTGCGGGGAACCTCGTTCTGGGGAAAAAGAATCGTTGAAAACTATGGCGATATAACCGAATTTGTTGGACTTTGCGATATTAATCCTGGTCGCCTGGAACTGGCAAAAAAATACATGGGCGTTAATTGCCCGGTTTATACCGATTTCGACAAAATGATAGCAGAAACCAAACCTGAATTGGTTATGGTGACTACCATGGACTCTACACATCATATATACATTATCCGGGCTTTGGAACTGGGAGTTGATGTATTAACCGAAAAACCATTAACCACCGACGAAGTTAAGGCGCAAGCCATTATAGATGCTGAAAAAAGGACAGGTAGAAAAGTTATTGTAGGATTCAATTATCGATACGGAACGTTATTTAGCGCGATAAAAGAACAGCTGGCAAAAAAACCAACAGGCCAGATAACTTCTGTCGATTTTCACTGGTATTTGAATACATTTCACGGAGCATCCTATTTTCGCCGCTGGCATGGTGAGCGCGATAAAGGTGGAACTTTGCTGGTACACAAAGCTACTCACCACTTCGATCTGTTAAACTGGCTGATCGACTCCGATCCGGTTGAAGTAGTTGCTTATGGCGACCTGGAACATTACGGAAAGAACAATAAATTCCGCGGAGCAAACTGCCGTACTTGTGCTTACACCGATAAATGCCAGTATTATTGGGACATAACCAAAGACGAACGTTCGTATCAATTGTATGTTGAAAACGAAAAATACGATGGATACATCAGGGACAATTGTTTGTGGCGTAACGATGTTGACATTTATGATAAAATGGCCGTTCAAATAAAATATGCCAATAATGTACAAGTGAGTTACTCACTAACTACCTACTCTCCTTATGAAGGTTGGCGAATTACATTCAACGGCAAAAACGGACGACTTGAATCGTGGGAGGATATTCCATGGAGAAGAAATGAGAAAGTCGATCAGGCTGCTCTTCATGCGGCTGAAATGAATCAGGATGCAGGAGGCGATGTGCGTTATGATGAGATCTTTTTCCAGGAGAATTTTACAAAAGACTACGAAATGATTAAGGTTGAATCAACCAAAGGTGGTCATGGCGGTGGCGATAACCGTTTGCAGGATAAAATTTTCAGAACACCGGATATGGCTGATCCATACAAACACGCAGCCGGTTTGCGCGATGGAGTAATGTCGGCAATAATCGGAATTGCAGCCCGTAAGTCAATCGAAGAAAAACGACCAGTTAAAATAGAAGAACTAACAAGTATAGTACCTCACCCAACCAGAGGAGCTTAAAAAAAAATAAGCCAGATTGTTATCTGGCTTAATTTTCGCACGTTACCGTTAACGCTAACGTACTTTATTTTGAAGAATAATTAGTTAAAGAATTATAAGAAGTATGGATTGGAAAACTAAAGCTTATTTATTTGCGTAGTAAATAAGATAGTTAACCGGTGTGATGTAAAATTGAAAACAAATCAAAAAAATAGAACAATGAGTATTGAATTAAAACAAAATTGTAAATATGCGATGTTGGTTCCAACCAGCATGGGAACCAGAATTACCCCTGAAAACGGACAACCCGTTCACTCCAGCGATAAATTTACATTATATGCAACCAGTGCTGAAACAAATGTGGCCAGCATTTCGTCGTATTTAGGTTTACCGGTAAAGGTGCTAACAACCTTTGTAAAAGGAAGTCCGATTGCTCAGTTTATCAAAAGCAACCTAAAAGCCCGCCATATGGACTACGAAGGTCCGGAAGTAGAACAAGGTGATCCGTGGGGTTATCGTCACCAGATTAATATCGCCGACAGTGGTTACGGTTCGCGTGGGCCTCGTGTATTTAACGATCGTGCCGGCGAAGTTGGACGTACCTTAAACGCCAAAGATTTTGATTTGGAAAGAATTTTTGGAGAAGAAGGAGTTCAAATCGTACATCTTTCAGGTTTAATTGGTGCTCTTTCTCCTGAAACCACACAGTTCTGTCTTGAAATTGCCAGAGCTGCAAAAAAACACGGCACTAAAATTTCTTTCGATTTAAATCACAGAGCTTCGTTTTGGAAAGGTCGTGAAGAACAATTGCGCAAAGATTTTACAGAAATCGCTTCAGTTTCTGATATACTTATTGGTAACGAAGAAGATTTCCAGTTGTGTTTTGGCATTGAAGGACCAGCTGCCGGAGGCGAAGGACTAAAAGCAAAAATTGATGGTTTTAAAGGTTTAATAAACCGTGTAAAAGAAGCGTTTCCTAATGCTTCCGTTTTTGCAACCACACTTCGCGAAGTAATCAGTGTAAATGAACATTTATGGGGAGCCATAATGTTGGATGGAGAAAACTGGCATGTTGTTGAGCCCCGAAAAATTACAGTGCTCGACCGAATTGGTGGAGGCGATGGTTTTGTGGGAGGAATGCTCTACGGTATACTTAAAAACTGGGATGCCGAAAAATGGCCTCAGTTTGGCTGGGCTACAGGAGCAATGGCAACCACCTTTTTAACCGACTATGCGCAACCTGCCGACGAAGATCAGGTATGGAGCATCTGGGGCGGAAATGCACGGGTAAAACGATAGATTTTCCAAATCTGACGTAATCCGGTATTCTAGCTGACAGATGATAAAATTCAAATTAAAAGTCGGGCAGCAGCCCTTTATTTTAAAAATTACAAAATGTTATATTACGAAATAGGTTCAACCGAAACAGCGCTAAAAGCTGAAGACCTGAGATACGGATTGTTTGTTGCTTTAAAAAAATTAGGCAATAAACAGAAGGTATTGGCTATTCCTCCTGATTATACTCGTTTGCCTTCGCGCGCAGGAGAATTGACAGAATATGCATGGGAGTATTACAAAGAAAAACTGACCGATGTACTTCCTGCGCTTGGTACGCATTCACCTATGACAATGGAACAAATAAGCCATATGTTTGGAAAAATGCCGACTGACTTGTTTCGCGAACACGATTGGAGAAATGATGTAATTACGCTGGGTACCGTGCCTGCTGAATTTGTAAAGGAAGTTTCGGAAGGAGCTTGTGATTATACATGGCCGGCACAGGTAAATAAATTATTGGTTGAAGGAAATTTCGACCTGATTCTTTCCATTGGCCAGGTGGTACCACACGAAGTAGTAGGAATGGCCAACTACAACAAAAACATTTTTGTTGGAACCGGTGGTTCTGAGGGAATTAATAAAAGCCACTACATTGGAGCTGCCTATGGAATGGAAAAAATGATGGGTAGAGCTGATACTCCTGTGCGTAAAGTTTTTAATTACGCATCAGAAAATTTCTCGAACCACCTTCCCATATTATACATACAAACCGTTGTTGGCTTAAACAAACAAGGCAAGTTACAAACGTACGGATTGTTTATTGGCGACGATTTTGAAGTATTCGACAAAGCAGCAAAACTCTCGTTGCAGGTAAATTTTGAAATGCTCGACAAACCAATTAAAAAGGCTGTTGTCTGGCTCGATCCTACCGAATTTAAAAGCACATGGCTGGGTAACAAAAGTATTTACCGTACACGAATGGCTTTGGCCGATGACGGTGAACTAATTGTACTTGCACCGGCATTAAAAGAATTTGGAGAAGACAAGCAAATTGATAAACTGATACGTAAATATGGTTATTTTGGAACACCTCACACCTTAAAAATGGTGAGCGAAAACGAAGAATTACAGAATAACCTTGGAGCAGCTGCTCACCTTATTCACGGTTCTTCCGAGGGTCGTTTCAGCATAACATATTGTCCGGGAAAAGGCGAAGAAAACCTTACACAAAAAGAAATAGAAAGTGTTGGTTTTAAGTATGCCGACTACGATGAAATGACCGCAAAATACAATCCGAAAAAGCTGAAAGATGGATACAATACCTTACCCGATGGTGAAGAAATCTTTTATATTTCAAATCCAGCCATTGGACTTTGGGCCTTTAAGGATCGGTTTGAGTATTAAATAACTGTTTAATAGAATAAAATTCAATTCATTTATAAGAATGGACACCGTTAACTGGGGAATCATAGGAGTTGGAAATGTTACTGAAGTAAAAAGCGGACCGGCCTTTTACAAAATCGCACATTCAAAATTAGTTGCAGTAATGCGCCGTAATGCTGATAAAGCTGAGGATTTTGCAAAACGACATAATGTTCCCAAATGGTACTCCAACGCATCTGAATTAATTAACGATCCGGATATAAACGCCATTTACATAGCCACTCCACCCAATTCGCATGCCGATTATGCCATTGAAGCCATGAAAGCCGGGAAAGCGGTTTACGTAGAAAAACCCATGGCAAAATCGTATGCCGAATGTATGAAAATGCTTCAAGTGGCAGAAAAAACCGGCTCGTCTTTATGGGTAGCTTATTATCGACGAACACTGCCTGCTTTTCTAAAAGTGAAAGAGTTGGTGGAAAGCGGAGCAATTGGTAAGCCATTAATGGTAAACATTAAGCTCTACAAACAGGCTACAGAAAGAAACCAATTGCCGGAAGAAATGCACTGGCATGTGTTTCCCGAAATTTCGGGAGCCGGGCATTTTTTCGACCTGGCTTCGCACCAATTGGACTATCTCGATTTTGTATTTGGAGAAATAGCCGATGTGAAAGGAAATGCAGCAAATATTGGAGGATTATATCCTGCTGAAGATACCGTTTCCGGTACATGGAAACATAAATCGGGGATTATTGGAAGCGGAAGCTGGTGTTTTGTAGTAGATGAAAATTCGGAGGAAGATTATATACAGATTATCGGAGAAAAAGGCGAAATTTGTTTGCCTTGTTTTAGTCCGGGAAATGTAAAAGTAAAAACAGCGGAAGGAATCAGGGAATTAACATTCCAGAATCCGGAACACATTTCACAGAACCTTGTGCAACAGGTTGTAGATGAATTAAGAGGAATTGGCAAATGTGTAAGTACCGGCAAATCGGCTGCCCGAACAAGTTGGGTACTCGATGAAATGGTAAAAGAATATTACGCTGACTAGTTATTATAATCTGACTAATCGAATTGAAAAGAATAGAATAAATGAAAATTGTTGTTGATAACAAAATACCTTATATAAAAGGAGCATTGGAACCTTTCGCCGAAGTAGTTTACCTTCCGGGAAGTGAAACGACCAAAGAAGTTGTAAAAGATGCTGATGCAATTATCACGCGTACCCGCACCATTTGTAACAGTAGTTTGCTCGAAGGTTCGAAAGTAAAATACATCGCTACTGCCACCATTGGTTTCGATCACATTGATACCGATTATTGCGAAAGAGCCGGTATTAAATGGACAAACGCACCGGGATGTAATGCAGAGAGTGTAAACCAGTACGTTGCTTCTGCCCTGTTCTCCTGGTCGATGCGTAAACGAAAAGATTTAGCCGGATTAACAATTGGCATAGTTGGAGTTGGCAATGTCGGGAGTAAAGTGGCCAGAACATGCGAAATTATTGGCATGAAAGTGCTGTTAAACGATCCTCCACGAGAAAGAATGGAAGGTTCGGACAAATTTGTTTCGCTCCAAACCATTCAAAAACAAGCAGATATAATCACCTTTCATGTTCCTTTAAATATGAGTGGACCCGATTCCACTTTTCATATGGCAAATGAAACCTTTCTTCAAAATCTGGACAAAAAACCATTGATCATCAATTCTTGTCGTGGTGAAGTAGTTGATACTGAATCGATTTACAACGCCATTGAAGCCAACGATGTGGATGGTTTTATAGTTGACTGCTGGGAAGACGAACCGGAAATCAACCTTGATTTACTCAATCAAACCGAATACGGAACGCCACACATTGCAGGTTATTCAAAAGACGGGAAAGCCAACGGCACTAAAATGAGCATTCAGGCATTAAGCCGGTTTTTCAATCTTGGAATTAATGATTGGCAACCATCGGGAGTTGATCTTCCTGAAAATACAACCATAAAAATTGATGGAAACCAACGACGTGAATATTCAATTCTTGCAGAAGCAATTCTTTCAACCTACGATATTGAAACAGACGATGAAGCATTAAAAGATACCCCCCATTTGTTTGAAAAACTAAGAGGCGATTATCCGGTTCGCAGAGAATTTGACACCTACACTATTGAAGCAAAAAACATTGAAAAAGTGACTTTGGATAAATTGAAGGCACTGGGATTTAAAATACAACAAATTACAAATTAGTATAAAATGAAAAAATTAGCAGACATTGGTTTAATAGGCTTGGCCGTAATGGGCGAGAACCTTGTATTAAACATGGAGAGTAAAGGTTTTACTGTTGCAGTTTTTAACCGTACAGTTGAAAAAGTTGACAGTTTTATTAGTGGTCGCGGTGCGGGCAAAAATTTTATCGGAGCCCACTCCATCGAAGAGCTTTGTGCTTCGCTCGAGCGTCCAAGAAAAGTTATGATGCTTGTAAAAGCAGGTGCCCCTGTCGATGCATTTATCGATATGGTAATCCCTCATTTAGAAGAAGGCGATATAATTATCGATGGTGGAAACTCACATTTCCCTGATACGATCCGTCGTACAGAATATGTAGAAAGTAAAGGACTTCTTTACATTGGAACAGGTGTTTCGGGTGGTGAAGAAGGTGCTTTATTAGGACCCTCAATTATGCCGGGTGGATCGGCAAAAGCATGGCCTGCTGTTAAAGAAATATTCCAGGCTGTTTCGGCAAAAGTAGAAGATGGCTCACCTTGCTGCGAGTGGGTTGGTACTGATGGTGCCGGTCATTTTGTAAAAATGGTTCACAACGGTATTGAGTATGGCGATATGCAAATTATTACCGAAGCCTATCAGTTAATGAAAGAACTGATGGGAATGAACAACGACGAAATGCACCAGGTTTTCAAAAAATGGAACGAAGGTATTTTAGATAGTTACCTGGTTGAGATTACACGTGACATTTTGGGTTACAAAGACGAAAACGGTGAAGAAACTGTTGAGATGATTTTGGATACAGCGGGTCAGAAAGGAACCGGTAAATGGACCGGTATTTCGGCGCTCGATTTAGGTATTCCTTTAACGCTTATTGGCGAATCGGTTTTTGCACGTTGTTTATCGGCTCAAAAAGATTTACGTGTTGAGGCATCAAAAGTAATTAATGGACCAAAACCAGAATTTGTTGGTGACAAACAGCAATTTATCGACGATATTGAAAGTGCATTATTGGGAGCAAAAATTATTTCTTATGCACAAGGTTACAACCTGATGATGGAAGCTGCGAAGGAGTACAACTGGGATTTAAATTATGGCGATATCGCCCTGATGTGGCGCGGCGGTTGTATTATCCGTTCGGTGTTCTTAGGCGACATTAAAAAAGCGTTTGATAAAAATGCTGAATTGCCTAATTTATTGCTCGATCCGTTCTTTAAAGAAAAAGTGGAAGAAGCTCAGGCTGGCTGGAGAAGAGTTTGTGCAACTGCCCTTTCAAATGGTGTTCCTGTTCCGGCATTAACTTCGGCACTTTGTTATTTCGACGGTTTCCGCAGCGAGCGTTTACCGGCTAACTTACTTCAGGCACAACGCGACTATTTTGGTGCGCATACGTACGAAAGAATTGACAAACCTCGCGGCGAGTTTTTCCACACCAACTGGACCGGACGTGGTGGTGATACTGCTTCGTCAACATACAATGTATAGTATTTATTATTAGCAGAGAATTGTAGTTCTCTGCTAAACAATACAAATATAAAGAACCGTTTCCCGTAGATTAAAATATGGTAAACGGTTCTTTTTTTATTCGTATCTCAAACAACGCCAGACGAATTCTTACTATTTTAGTGATATGATATGTTTCGAAAATATAAGTCTTTCCTTTTCCGAGAAAATAATTTTCGAGAATCTGTCAATTACGATCAATAAAGGCGAAAACATTTGCTTGAGCGGTCCTTCCGGAAGAGGTAAATCAACACTTTTAAACCTTTTACAAGGATATATTTTGCCCGATAAGGGAATTATTTCAGTTAATGACACAGTACTTAATGATTCAACCATTAAAGAAATAAGAAAACAGATAATTTCAATTCCTCAAAATATTAATCTTCCTGTAAAAAATGGGATGGAACTGGTTGAATTGTTAGAAATATCGCAACTCTTACCCGGGATTAATGAATACATGCAAAAGCTTGATCTGGAACAGGATATTTTATCAAAAGACTTTGCAAAAATTAGCGGGGGGCAGAAACAACGACTATTAATTTCCATTTGTTTGAGTCAGCCAAAGGATATTATATTAATGGACGAACCTACTTCTTCGCTTGATGACAAATCAATTGAACTTCTATTACATGCAGTTGGTGAGTTAAAAGGAAAAACCATTATTTCTGCATCGCACAATCAACTTTGGGCCCAAAGTACAGATAAAACAATTGAGCTATGAATGCAATAATAGACATCAATATTTGGGAACTGGCTTTTGGATTTCTACTACTGATTTTTCCAATGTCCTTTTTCTATTATTTCCGAATAAGGATGGAAAAGGATGTACTGATTAATGTTATTCGAATGGCAGTGCAACTCTTTCTGGTGGCACTTTATCTCGAATTTATTTTTACATTAAATAACGCCTGGGTGAATAGTTTATGGGTGCTGTTAATGATAATTGTGGGAGTATTTACCATTACCAAACGTGTAGCTTTAAACCGAAAATATTTTATTGTTCCTTTTTTTATTGCCGGTTTAACTTCCATACTTATTATCGATGTATTTTGCCTTGGATTTATTCTCAATCTCGATTATGTTTTTGATGCCAGGTATTTTATACCAATTACGGGAATGGTACTTGGAAATGCACTAAATCATAATATAGTTGGGCTAAACCGATATTTTACCAGCCTTACCGAGAAAAGAGAACTCTATCAGTTTTTACTTACCAACACAGGAAATAATAAAATTGCAATACGGCCTTTTATCGAAGAAGCTGCCAGAGCTGCCTTAAATCCTATGATTGCAAATATGTCGGTTATTGGTTTGGTTACACTTCCGGGAATGATGACCGGACAGATTTTAGGTGGCAGCCCACCTGCAGTCGCCATAAAATATCAGGTAATGATTATGGTGGCCATTTTTGTGGGGTGTACCATCAATATATTTTTAAGTATTATTTTATCGAACCGATTTATATTTGATGAATATGGCAATTTTAAGCAGAATTTAATTCAGCTAAAGAAAAAACAGCTGCAAAAAAAATAAAGCACCTCGCCAATTACAAATCAATCATCGCTTTAATTGCCCCGTCTTTATACCCGGCAACAATATCAAAAGCTACACTACTTTCTTCAAGCGAAAAAGTGTGCGTTACCATTTTTTCCACATCTATTTTACCAGACACTACCAAATCGATGGCTTCTTCCACACAATGGTTCTGGCGGCGAACATTTATAATGGTTAACTCTTTTCTGCGCATTTGATCCATGTCGAAAACATACTGTGCATCCGGAGGTATTCCAACCAACACCAGTTTACCGCCCGGTTTTAAAATATTTATTGCATTTGTTACTGCTTCCTGTTCTCCACTGGCTTCAAAAACAACATCAAGCAACAATGCTTCCTGCTCCGCAATTTTTTTCTCTACATCTTCGGTTTCAGGATTAACCAGGTATTTTGCACCAATTTCATTGGCTTTTTTAAGTCGGTACTCCAGTGGTTCAATCATTCCCACATTGGTTATTCCATCGGCCAAAAGTTTCATTAAAATGCTTAAACCAATTGGGCCGGCACCAAATATTCCTACCGATGAATTTATATTCTGAAGCTGGGCCAACTTAACCGTATACACACCAATTGTTAAGGGTTCAATTAACGCAGCCTGCACTTTATTTAGTTTGCCACTAACCGGGAAGCAAGTAAAATGGGGCATTACAATATAATCTGCCAAACAACCTTCCAGTTGACCGGGGCAACCTAAAAATTTATTGTTACGGCATGTGTGTGGTCGACCTGCCAAACACTGATCGCACTCGCCACAATGTACTGAAGGATCGACAACAACAAGGTCTCCAACTTTTACGTTTGTTACTCCCTCGCCTACTTCTTCAATAACTCCAGAGCACTCGTGCCCTACCGGGAAAGGATATTGAACCACCTGGCTGCCAATTTTTCCTTCCGAATAATAGTGAATATCAGATCCACAAACTCCTATTGTACTTAGCTTTATTTTAACCTCCTTATCGCTTTTTATTTCAGGAATGTTGGAATCTACAAGCTCCATTTTTTGAATACCGGTTAGTACTATCTTTCTCATTTTTATTTCGTGTTATTTATCAAAAGTATGTTTTTTCTTTCAATTACAATGCTGTACTGTGCTGCTACTTAAATCACAAATGTCATGACATTTGTCATGAATCACTCTTAGGTGCAATTTTGAATATTATTATAAGATATTCGAAAAAACATAGAAATATTATAAAACATATTTGTCATGTCATTCATCTTAATAACCAAGCAGTTAATACTCACAATTCGAGATTTTTTAACAAACATTAATAAATTTTTAAAATTGCCTCACGTTTAAATCAATTTTATGTTATCTTAGCGATGCCTTTATAAAGAATGAATTAGAGACTTATTAAAACTACCTTTTCTCTATTAGACCAATAAGTTTTCTGATCTAACTAAACTAGACTATGAACAATCGGGTTATCGGAACAAGATAACCCGTTTTTTTTTGCCTTCACTTTCCCATTTTTCAATTTAAATTATATGATGTTTGGGTGTGCGCTCACATACCATTTCAATCGTAATAAACGGCAAAAAAAAAATCCCAGATCACCAGGATTCTTTTTTGGAAAACTACTTAAAATTTTGAAACTTAACTGCAATAATGGGTTATTTACAAATTCAAATATACAAAGGGCAACTCTCTGCCCGACGCTTTGTAATGCCTAAATTATTGTTAAAATTGCTCATTTACAGTTCAGTAAATCAAACATTACCGGGTTAAATTTTCTTAGTTTATTTTCAAAATCGGTTATAAATACTCTTTAACCATAGAAAGTGTTATTCCTTTAGAAACTAAAACAGAATTCACCCCCAAGGCACTAACTTCCCTGACATTTCGATATTCATCATCAAAAAATACCATTTCTGAAAACAACATTTTAAAGTGATTTTCGATCTGATTAAAATGGTGAATTTTACTGCTCGGATATATTTCTTTTAAATCGAAGTATTTATCAATATCCAACAATTGCAATAATTCCTGAGCCCAGATGGGACGGTAAGTTCGTGATGCTGCCACGATAAATTTATTTTGACTTTTTAATACATCGAGAATTTCGACAACTTCTTCATACAATCGAATCCACCCTCCTTTTTGGTCTAACAGCTTTCCATTTTCCCATTTATAAGGTGGACTTGTCGCGTCGCACCAGGTACCCCCGGCATCCCAAATGGTAAAGTCCAAATCAAAAACAAAAATTCTCATTCAGAAAACGTTTTATACAAAAAAGGGCTGGTAAACTACCAACCCTCTTGTATATAATTCTATTTTTTATACTAAATCAGTAATTCGTTTGTACTCGGGTACCAGCGACTTCATTACTACCCATCCAATCAGGTACGCAAATGCACAAATAC contains:
- the gnd gene encoding decarboxylating NADP(+)-dependent phosphogluconate dehydrogenase, translating into MKKLADIGLIGLAVMGENLVLNMESKGFTVAVFNRTVEKVDSFISGRGAGKNFIGAHSIEELCASLERPRKVMMLVKAGAPVDAFIDMVIPHLEEGDIIIDGGNSHFPDTIRRTEYVESKGLLYIGTGVSGGEEGALLGPSIMPGGSAKAWPAVKEIFQAVSAKVEDGSPCCEWVGTDGAGHFVKMVHNGIEYGDMQIITEAYQLMKELMGMNNDEMHQVFKKWNEGILDSYLVEITRDILGYKDENGEETVEMILDTAGQKGTGKWTGISALDLGIPLTLIGESVFARCLSAQKDLRVEASKVINGPKPEFVGDKQQFIDDIESALLGAKIISYAQGYNLMMEAAKEYNWDLNYGDIALMWRGGCIIRSVFLGDIKKAFDKNAELPNLLLDPFFKEKVEEAQAGWRRVCATALSNGVPVPALTSALCYFDGFRSERLPANLLQAQRDYFGAHTYERIDKPRGEFFHTNWTGRGGDTASSTYNV
- a CDS encoding ATP-binding cassette domain-containing protein, producing MICFENISLSFSEKIIFENLSITINKGENICLSGPSGRGKSTLLNLLQGYILPDKGIISVNDTVLNDSTIKEIRKQIISIPQNINLPVKNGMELVELLEISQLLPGINEYMQKLDLEQDILSKDFAKISGGQKQRLLISICLSQPKDIILMDEPTSSLDDKSIELLLHAVGELKGKTIISASHNQLWAQSTDKTIEL
- a CDS encoding ABC transporter permease, which codes for MNAIIDINIWELAFGFLLLIFPMSFFYYFRIRMEKDVLINVIRMAVQLFLVALYLEFIFTLNNAWVNSLWVLLMIIVGVFTITKRVALNRKYFIVPFFIAGLTSILIIDVFCLGFILNLDYVFDARYFIPITGMVLGNALNHNIVGLNRYFTSLTEKRELYQFLLTNTGNNKIAIRPFIEEAARAALNPMIANMSVIGLVTLPGMMTGQILGGSPPAVAIKYQVMIMVAIFVGCTINIFLSIILSNRFIFDEYGNFKQNLIQLKKKQLQKK
- a CDS encoding alcohol dehydrogenase catalytic domain-containing protein; the encoded protein is MRKIVLTGIQKMELVDSNIPEIKSDKEVKIKLSTIGVCGSDIHYYSEGKIGSQVVQYPFPVGHECSGVIEEVGEGVTNVKVGDLVVVDPSVHCGECDQCLAGRPHTCRNNKFLGCPGQLEGCLADYIVMPHFTCFPVSGKLNKVQAALIEPLTIGVYTVKLAQLQNINSSVGIFGAGPIGLSILMKLLADGITNVGMIEPLEYRLKKANEIGAKYLVNPETEDVEKKIAEQEALLLDVVFEASGEQEAVTNAINILKPGGKLVLVGIPPDAQYVFDMDQMRRKELTIINVRRQNHCVEEAIDLVVSGKIDVEKMVTHTFSLEESSVAFDIVAGYKDGAIKAMIDL
- a CDS encoding magnesium-dependent phosphatase-1, which encodes MRIFVFDLDFTIWDAGGTWCDATSPPYKWENGKLLDQKGGWIRLYEEVVEILDVLKSQNKFIVAASRTYRPIWAQELLQLLDIDKYFDLKEIYPSSKIHHFNQIENHFKMLFSEMVFFDDEYRNVREVSALGVNSVLVSKGITLSMVKEYL